One Sulfurimonas sp. HSL-3221 genomic window, CGGTGGCGCCCGGAATCCTCCCTGCACGCGACGCTGCTCTTCCTGGGGGACCGCTTCCCCCCCGAACAGGTCATCGAGATTGTCCGCCGCTGCGATCTCCCCATGGCCGATGCCTATGTCAAAGGAATTGAGCGCTTCTCGCACAACCGCATCCTTTATGCCGCGAGCGAGCACCCGACGCTGGTGGAGGGGCACCGGATGCTCAGCAGCGCTTTTGAAATGCAGCCCCACCGGCACTACGTCCCCCACGTCACCCTGATGCGCTACAAAAAGATCGAGACGGCGTGTTTTGAAAAAGAGAAGACGACTGCCGAGGCGGTCATTGCGGGGAAAATAGAAGGGGGGTTAAAACTGATGCGCAGCACGTTGACGCCCGCCGGCGCCGTCTACGACACTCTTTACGCGTTCTGAGCGCAGCGCGCCTCGATCGCCTCGACCGATTTGGCCACCGCGGCGCTGAGGTTTTCGCAGCCGCTCTCCGTCACAAGGATATCGTCCTCGATCCGGATGCCGATCCCCCGGTACTTTTCAGGCAGCGACGTGTCACCCGCCGGCAGGTAGAGCCCCGGCTCAATGGTAAGCACCATCCCGGGTGCCAGGGGCAATTCGTTGCCCTCCGCGTCATGGTAGGGGGCCTGGTCGTGCACGTCTATGCCCATCCAGTGGCCGATGCCGTGGGGGAAATACTTTTTGTGCGCTTTCGCCTCGATCAGCGCGTCCACCTCTCCTTGCAATATTCCCAGCGCGACCATCTTCTCGCAGAGCATCCATTCGGCGTTTTTCTGCAGTTCGCTCTTGAGAAGCCCCGGCCCGATCTGGGCGATAACGGCGACCTGCACCTCCAGGACCGCCTCGTAAACCTCTTTCTGGGCCTCGCTGAAACGGCCGTCGACGGGGAAGGTGCGGGTGATGTCCGTGGCGTAGTGGCGGTATTCGCACCCCGCGTCGATGAGAACGAGTTCCCCTGCATTGAGTGGCGCATCGTTTTTGATGTAGTGCAGGGTATTGGCGTGGTCCCCGCCGGCGATGATGGTCGTGTAGGCGTCGCTGTAGGCGCCGTTCTTTGTGAACATGTACTCATACTCCGCCTGGAGCGCATACTCCATCATCCCGGGGGTACAGACCGCCATGGCGTGGTGATGCGCCGCCGCCGTGATCTCCAGTCCCGCGCGGATCGTGGCGATCTCATCTTCGCTCTTGAGCAGCCGCATCTGCCGCACCATCTGCGTAACGTCGATCATCTGCGTCACGGGTCGCTTCGTCTCCCGCTTGTGGCGCAGTTTGTCCGCCGCATTCCGGGCGCTTTCAAAGCGCTCGTCCGCCCCGAAAATATCGCCGTAGAGCCGCGGCAGGTTCTCCAGCAGTTCGGGCAACTTCTCCTCGAACGCCTCGACGGAATAGACCTCGTCGAAGTCAAAACGCTCCTTCGCCGCGTCGACACCCGTGCGCTTGCCCGTCCAGAGCTCCATCTCCTCGACTTTCGGCTGGACAAACAGTACGCTCTTATTGGCATCGCCGCCCCTTATAAGTACGAGGGCGGCATTATCCTCTTCAAAACCCGTCAGGTAGAAAAAATCGCTGTTCTGGCGATAGGGGTATTCCGTGTCGTTGGAGCGGGTCTTCAGCGTCGCGGTACCGAGCACGGCAGCGCCCTCTTCCATCTGTGCTAACAGCCCGTCGCGCCTCTGTTTGTAGGTCAATTCGTTCATGCCGTAATTGTAGCCCGTTTCGCTATAATTGCACAACTTTTACGGCGCAAAAAGCGGGCAGTCGCCCGCGGCCGCCCCGACAATACATTAACCAGGGACCCAGATGATCGACCTCAAACTGCTTCAGAAAGATTTCGAAAACGTCAGTGCCGCGCTGATGCGCAAAAAGGTCAGCCCCGACCTGATCGAAGAACTCCGCACGCGCAACGAAGCCCTCAAAAAAGCCAAGGTGGCTTTCGAAGAGGTGCAGGCGGCCCAGAACGAGATGAGCCGCCTTTTCGGGCAGTATAAAAAAGAGGGGAAAGACATCGCCGAGCTCAAGGAAAAGGTCGACGCGAACAAGCTCCGCATCGGCGAACTGCAGGAGGCGCAGCGCGAAGCCGAGGCCGCCCTCGACAGCCTCGCGATGGGGATCCCGAACATGCCCGATGCCGACGTCCCCGACGGCGAAGACGAAAACGACAACGTCGAGATCGCCAAGATCCTCGAACCGCGCAGCTTCGCTTTCACCCCGAAAGAGCACTGGGAACTGGCGGAAGCCAACGGCTGGATCGATTTCGAGCGCGGCGTCAAGATCGCCCACAGCCGTTTTGCCGTCATGAACGACATGGGTGCACGCCTGGAGCGCGCCCTCATCAACTTCATGCTCGACTTCAACCGCGAACGCGGCTTTACGGAGATGAGCGTGCCTGAACTCGTCAACAGCCGCGCGCTCGAAGGTACCGGCCAGCTGCCGAAGTTCGAAGAGGACCTTTATAAGACCGAGGAGGAGGATCTCTACCTCGTCCCGACGGCCGAGGTGCCGCTGACGAACCTCTACCAGGACGAGATCATCCCCGAAGAGGCGCTGCCGATCAAAATGACGGGGCACACCGCCTGTTTCCGCAAAGAGGCGGGCTCCGCCGGGCGCGACACCCGCGGCATCATCCGTCAGCACCAGTTTAGAAAGGTCGAACTCGTCTGTATCACCAAGGCCGACGACAGCGACCGTGTCTTCGACGAGATGGTGGCCTGCGCCTCCGACCTGCTCAAAGCCCTCGAACTCCCCCACCGCCTCGTCACCCTCTGCACCGGCGACCTCGGCTTCGGCGCGGCAAAGACGATCGACCTCGAGGTGTGGCTGCCGGGGCAGAGCACCTACCGCGAGATCAGTTCCGTCTCCAACACCCGCGACTTCCAGGCCCGCCGGGCAAAGATCCGCTACAAAGAGGGCAAGAAAAACCTCCTCGCCCACACGCTAAACGGCTCCTCCCTCGCCGTCGGCCGCACGATGGTCGCCATTATGGAGAACTTCCAAAACGAAGACGGCTCCATCGAGATCCCCCAGGTCCTGCACAAGTACCTCTGATCCTAGACGGTTTCCACAACGGGGACCGCTATACCAACTCCTCTCTTCTGCGTAAAAACATCCAGCTCTGAACCACACCCCGGAACAGGAAGAAAAGCATGAAATTGATCCAGAGCGCATAGGTGAAATCAGTCCCCTCCGTCAGGTAAAAAAGCCCGAGGAAAAGCGCCGTGGAGTAGAGGATGGCGTTGCGCAGCGCCCTTGATGCCGTCATCCCGATAAAGACCCCGTCCCAGATAAAGGCGGCGAAGCTCAGCAGTGGCACGGCGGCAACGTAGGGTATAAAGGGCAGCGTGGCCTCAATAATGGCACGCTGGTCCGTATATAGCTGCAGCAGCGCCTCGCCGAAAAGCCCGTAAAAGAGCATATAGAGCAGGCTGAAGCCGATCCCCCAGGCGAAAAGATATCGGATGACGCGGTGGAAATCTTCCCACTCCTTTGCCCCGTAATATCTGCCCACCAGGGACTCTGCCGCGTTGGCAAAGCCGTCCAGGCTGTAGGCGAACCAGACGACGAACTGCAGCAGAAGGATCATTACCGTCAGGGTCTGCTCGCTCTCTTTGGCCGCCTGGGAGTAAAAAAAGGCAAAGACGAAGGTCAGCGCCGTCGTTCGGATGAAGATATCCTTGTTGACATGCAGGAAACGCCCCAGTTCGCTGCGTTTGAGCAGTGCCGCCATGCCGTAGGGGTGCAGCCGTTCTCTGTATTTGAACAGAAATGCCACCGCGAGGAGCAGCCCGGCGTACTGGGCGATGAGCGTGCCGTACGCCGCCCCCTCTATCCCCCAGCCCAGTTCCATGACAAAGTAGTAGCTGAGCACGATATTGACAAGGTTGATACAGAGGGTGATCGCGAGCGGGATTACAGCATTCTGCATCCCGAAGTACCACCCCGTCAGCGCATAGAGCATCAACACCGCCGGCGCCGTCCAGATGCGCAGCTCGAAATAGCGCCGCGCCTCCTCGCTGTACCCCGCCCCGACGTTCATCAGCTCAAACGCCGTCACGGCCAGCGGCTCCCTAAAGAGCAGCAGCAGTCCCGCAAACAGCAGCGTCACGAGCAGCGCGCGGTAGAGCGTCAGGGAGATGCCCCGCGCATCGTGCGCTCCGAAGGCCTGCGCGGTCATGCCCGTCGTTCCCATGCGCAGGAAGTTGAGCGAACCGTAGAGGAAAACGAAGATCATGCTCACCAGCCCCAGTGCGGCCAGCTCGGCGCTCCCCTGGTGCCCCATCAGCATCGTATCGACCGCCGAGACCAGCGGCACGGAGATATTGCTGATAATGTTCGGGATCGCGAGGGAGAGTATCTTTTTGTTCATGGGCTCCGCAGTGTCGGTGGTATGACGGCACTATTGCAATATGGGTGCCAGGACACCCGGCTACTTTTTATGCCGGTGCCGGTATTTGCGCAGCAGGGTATAGCGCTGGTAGAAGAACCAGGTGGCGCGCAGCGGTCCGTAGAGGATGTAGATCGTAAACATCAGGGCGACGCCCTCGATGGGGAAAAGGAAGATCAGCGAAGCCGCCACCAACAGCGCCACCAGGACCCGCTTGACGTGCATCGCGTGCATATCGATCTTTTTGAAACTGGGGTAACGGATGTTGCTGACCATCAGCAGCGCCGTGACAAGGGCACCGGCCAGGATGATCCAGCCGTAGGCGGCATGCCCCCCGTATTTCGTGAACAGCAGCACGAGCACGGCCGAAAACGTCGCCGCGGTCGGAATAGGCACCCCGATGAAGACTGAGGGTTCCGTCTGGGCGGTCATCACGTTGAAACGGGCAAGACGTATCGCGCCGAAGATGACGAAAAGCGCGCTCACCAGCACCCCGAAACGCCCGTACTCGTGCCCGGCATAGAGGTAGATGAGCATCGCCGGTGCGGCACCGAAGGCGATGATATCGGCCAGGGAGTCGAACTCGGCGCCGAAGCGGCTGCAGGTGTTGGTCAGGCGGGCGACACGGCCGTCGAGTCCGTCGAAGATGAGCGAAAGGAGTATCATCCACGCGGCAAACCCGAACCGTCCCTGCGTGGCGGCTATCATGCTGTAGACACCGGCGAAGATACTTGCGGCGGTGAAGAGGTTCGGAAGCAGAAAAGCAAGTGAGCGCGACGGTGCGGCCATGAATTACCTCATATACCCCAGCAGGGTCTGGGTGGCGTAGACCTTCTCACCAGGGTTGACGGCGACCCGCGTCGAAGCCGGCAATGTGAGGCGTGTCACCCCATGGGTCAGTACACCGTAGCGTTCGCCCCGCATGCGGCGCTTCCCGGGAAGATTGGTGTCGATCAGGAGCGCAAAGGGGGTGAGCATCAGGATATGCGTCAGGGTGACGCTCCGACCCTCTTCGTCCTCAAACACGATCGCCCCCCGTTCATTGAGCGTTTCAAAAAGGGGAGAGCGGCGTGCCAGCCGGCTCCCCCGGGTCACCGTCTCGAAAGAGGGTACACCTTCCACAAAAGGGACGGTCAGCAGTGCCGCATCGAACCAGCCTGTTTCGATCTCGACCAAAACGCTGCCGTCGGGAAGGGTATCGATTGCCGTCACCCTTCCGTCGCAGGGCGCGGTCACGCTCCCTTTTTCAAAATAGGCCGCCGTCCGGGCGGGTTTGCGGTATTTCCACAGCAGATACCCCGCGGCGGCAATGAAGAACCACGACATGAGTTCCCAATCGAAAAACGCGCAAAGAAGGGCCGCAGCCGCGGCGATGCCTATTGGCTTCCATCCCTCTTTGACGATCAGGTCTCTCAGGGCGTTCATGACCGCTCCGTGCCGTCCTCAGGCATCGCAGAGGCCTGCGACATATCTTCGGAGACTTCACGGTCGGCTTTGGCCGCCGCCGTTTCGTCCAGCAGGGTTTCCATGCCGTTGGCCGTTTCGAACGCCTGGATAATCTCGCGCACCTCGGCCCCGGTAATGTTCTCGCGTTTGTACAGCAGGGAGACCATATCCTCGATCGCGCCGCGGTAGGTCTCCAGGCGCGCTTTGACGTCCGTATAGTGCTCTTCGAGCGTCTGCTTGATAAAGGCGTCCATATCCTGCGCCATTTTCTCGCTGTATTCGCGGGCCTGACTCATCCCGCCGCCGAGGAAGGTGCTGCGCTGGCGCTCGAGGACCATCAAGCCGGCGACGTCGCTCATGCCGTACATTTGGACCATGGCCTTGATGATATCGGTGGCACGTTCGAGGTCGTTGCTCGCCCCCGTCGAGATCTCGCCGATAAAGACCTCTTCGGCTGCACGGCCGCCCAGCAGGACATCAACCTCGGCGAACAGTTCGTGCTTCTGCGCCAGATACTTGTTCTCCTCGGGCGTATTGAGGGTATACCCCAGCGCTGCAAGGCCGCGCGGAACGATAGAGACCTTGGAGACCTTCTTCGCCCCCTTTGTCGTTTCAGCCAGCAGAGCGTGGCCGCTCTCGTGGTAAGCGACAATCCGCTTCTCTTTCTCGTCGATGCGGCGGCTCTTCTTCGCCAGGCCGGCGATGGCGCGCTCGACCGATTCGCGGATATCGCGCTGGTGGACGCTTTTCTGGCTCTTACGGCCCGCGAGCAGCGCCGCCTCGTTGATGATGTTGGCAAGGTCTGCCCCCGCCAGACCGGCGGTCAGGCGCGCGATCTCTTCGAGGTCG contains:
- a CDS encoding MATE family efflux transporter — encoded protein: MNKKILSLAIPNIISNISVPLVSAVDTMLMGHQGSAELAALGLVSMIFVFLYGSLNFLRMGTTGMTAQAFGAHDARGISLTLYRALLVTLLFAGLLLLFREPLAVTAFELMNVGAGYSEEARRYFELRIWTAPAVLMLYALTGWYFGMQNAVIPLAITLCINLVNIVLSYYFVMELGWGIEGAAYGTLIAQYAGLLLAVAFLFKYRERLHPYGMAALLKRSELGRFLHVNKDIFIRTTALTFVFAFFYSQAAKESEQTLTVMILLLQFVVWFAYSLDGFANAAESLVGRYYGAKEWEDFHRVIRYLFAWGIGFSLLYMLFYGLFGEALLQLYTDQRAIIEATLPFIPYVAAVPLLSFAAFIWDGVFIGMTASRALRNAILYSTALFLGLFYLTEGTDFTYALWINFMLFFLFRGVVQSWMFLRRREELV
- a CDS encoding 2'-5' RNA ligase family protein; translated protein: MRLFLAQAATLYDYPGIQAVFTPCMRGRWRPESSLHATLLFLGDRFPPEQVIEIVRRCDLPMADAYVKGIERFSHNRILYAASEHPTLVEGHRMLSSAFEMQPHRHYVPHVTLMRYKKIETACFEKEKTTAEAVIAGKIEGGLKLMRSTLTPAGAVYDTLYAF
- a CDS encoding aminopeptidase P N-terminal domain-containing protein, with product MNELTYKQRRDGLLAQMEEGAAVLGTATLKTRSNDTEYPYRQNSDFFYLTGFEEDNAALVLIRGGDANKSVLFVQPKVEEMELWTGKRTGVDAAKERFDFDEVYSVEAFEEKLPELLENLPRLYGDIFGADERFESARNAADKLRHKRETKRPVTQMIDVTQMVRQMRLLKSEDEIATIRAGLEITAAAHHHAMAVCTPGMMEYALQAEYEYMFTKNGAYSDAYTTIIAGGDHANTLHYIKNDAPLNAGELVLIDAGCEYRHYATDITRTFPVDGRFSEAQKEVYEAVLEVQVAVIAQIGPGLLKSELQKNAEWMLCEKMVALGILQGEVDALIEAKAHKKYFPHGIGHWMGIDVHDQAPYHDAEGNELPLAPGMVLTIEPGLYLPAGDTSLPEKYRGIGIRIEDDILVTESGCENLSAAVAKSVEAIEARCAQNA
- the serS gene encoding serine--tRNA ligase yields the protein MIDLKLLQKDFENVSAALMRKKVSPDLIEELRTRNEALKKAKVAFEEVQAAQNEMSRLFGQYKKEGKDIAELKEKVDANKLRIGELQEAQREAEAALDSLAMGIPNMPDADVPDGEDENDNVEIAKILEPRSFAFTPKEHWELAEANGWIDFERGVKIAHSRFAVMNDMGARLERALINFMLDFNRERGFTEMSVPELVNSRALEGTGQLPKFEEDLYKTEEEDLYLVPTAEVPLTNLYQDEIIPEEALPIKMTGHTACFRKEAGSAGRDTRGIIRQHQFRKVELVCITKADDSDRVFDEMVACASDLLKALELPHRLVTLCTGDLGFGAAKTIDLEVWLPGQSTYREISSVSNTRDFQARRAKIRYKEGKKNLLAHTLNGSSLAVGRTMVAIMENFQNEDGSIEIPQVLHKYL
- the pssA gene encoding CDP-diacylglycerol--serine O-phosphatidyltransferase, whose translation is MAAPSRSLAFLLPNLFTAASIFAGVYSMIAATQGRFGFAAWMILLSLIFDGLDGRVARLTNTCSRFGAEFDSLADIIAFGAAPAMLIYLYAGHEYGRFGVLVSALFVIFGAIRLARFNVMTAQTEPSVFIGVPIPTAATFSAVLVLLFTKYGGHAAYGWIILAGALVTALLMVSNIRYPSFKKIDMHAMHVKRVLVALLVAASLIFLFPIEGVALMFTIYILYGPLRATWFFYQRYTLLRKYRHRHKK